The Oncorhynchus mykiss isolate Arlee chromosome 5, USDA_OmykA_1.1, whole genome shotgun sequence DNA window AAGTTGAACTGAAGCATGGGGAACAATTGCATTGATTATGAATAAGGAACAATgtgcatgtgttttttttttgggggggggggtgtgtctgGTACGGGTTGTAAATATGCTCATATTGACGTGCATTAAGCATGCATGTCTTGCTTGTGCTTGTTGCTTTTGAGATGTGAAttcagtgtgtgtgagttgttGCACGCCTGCAGTGAATGGGCAGTCTGTTGAGGCACTCTGCTGCAGCTCTCCCACTAATCCCAGTGGATGAATAGAACCATGCATTAGTGTATGGGGAGAGCGACCAGATTATAGGCTAGGTGgctgatagagagagggagagagaatgctTCAGAGTAGTGTTACTGTATTTATATTCTTCCATAATTCATAGCCTTGGTCTGAGTGCTGTGGGGTTGGTTGTTCAAATCCCCATTCAACTCCCTCTCTTAGCGGAACAACACTTTAGTGAGACAACACTTGAATCCCTTTCTTTTCCTCCCTTTGCTCTTAGTTTAATGTTATCTCCCCAGGGGGTTCATGTGAACGGAAAGGTGTGGGCGACCAGGCAGGGTGGGAATCTGCTTCCTGCTATTCTTACCCTGCTGATGGCTTTTCCTTAAGTAAttaaaaacaccaatctcaaTAGCCAAATCAACAGAAATGTATTGACAAGCAAACTGACCCCACCTAGAACAAGAAAGGCTTCTCTTTGTTCAGAGACGACATTGAAAAAGGCATTCCAATTACTGGTGTCGATGACAGGAAAAAGTAACAGAGTATAGTGTAGGGTCAGTGAGGTGATGCTGGATAATTGTTGCATATGGGAGGTGACTCGATAGGTGTCTCGGAGGTGACTGCATGCTGGCTTTAGTAGTCCCCTTTTTAACAGCGTGATTCAATGGACTTGGCTACTGTGATATTTTAGGTTGTCTCCCACATGGAGAGAGATGCCGCTGTGTTGCCATGGCTCTCCAGTCACGTTCACTAACCCACACCTCTGTCTTTCATCTTCCTTTCAGATGGCCTGGCAGCGTTCAGAGCTTTCCTGCGCACAGAGTTCAGCGAAGAGAATCTGGAATTCTGGCTAGCATGCGAGGATTACAAAAAGATTAAGTCGCAATCCAAGATGGCGTCCAAAGCCAAGAAAGTATTTGCTGAATACATCGCCATCCAGTCTTGTAAAGAGGTGAGCAGCAATCCCCTTACAAACACAGACCCGTACCCACAAGGGATGGTGGAAAATACCATTAAACTGTCATTTACCCTCTCCAGCCATTAGCCAATGTTTATACCTAAATGAGCTCTCCATTTCCATTTTCCAAATTGTTTACTTTGACTTACTGGAAAAGACTTAGTCAGCGGCCCCTCAATTAAGATAGTGTTCTCTAATTCCAACCTCACTTGTCTTGATTCAGCCTTTTTTGAATGTCAGCTTCTAACTCCTGCCTGACAGAAACTAGGCCATGAATGAACTTGTTCCTGCTGTAAATAGAAAAAGCAGTGATTTTGGCAGGCCCCCTCAGCATTGTTCCCCTGCTAAAGATGTTAGGTGATGAATGTGTAATGCCTGTCAGAAGGTGCTCCCACAAGGGAACGAGTGAGCTGGAGAGGACGTGAGATCATTCCAGACAAACTGGCTTTCTTTGGCCGCCTGACACACACCAAATAGACTCCCTCACTTTTCCCCTTTCCCTTTTTGTTTCAAACCTGGAGAGCTGGGTGGAAACTTCAAATCACAAATCAGCCCCAACAACTGGAACCAGTTGTCAGTAGCACTGAAACTAACCTGTTCTGCTGCTtcttcccttccctccttcccttccctttctcaGGTGAACTTGGACTCGTACACCCGAGAGCACACCAAGGACAACCTTCAGAATGTGACGCGTTCCTGCTTCGACCTGGCCCAGCGCAGGATATATGGCCTGATGGAGAAGGACTCATACCCCCGCTTCCTCCGCTCAGAACTCTACATGGACTTAGTCAACCAGAAGAAGGCCAGCACCACGTCCACCTCCTCATCGTCGTAAACACACAGAGAtcgagagagaaagtgagagacaacAACGAAAGAGAGAAAACATTGACTTGAAAGCAGGGGGGGTTGATTTTTTCATACGTTcgctgttttgttttgtttctgcCATCTTCCTGTCCCACTATAATTtgggtgtgagagagacagaaagctaGGCTGTGGCATTGAGGGGGATGTTGTTTACACAATGACCATGATGACGGACCGATggtggatggatgaagggatggagaggagagccCAGTCAGGACAGCTGGTCAAGTCGTGACTGCTGGACGCTTCTCTGATCACTCTCATTAATAATTGATCACTGTCTGTGGTTCATAACGATATACGTTGGTTTGTCCGGACGTACTGTAGAAAGGATGGGGTGCTGAAACCTCCGCAGACATGAAGACAGTCCGGTACTGTTTTGGCGCTTTTGTTGatattttccttcttttttttttacaccccccatcctcctcctcctttagaGCCAGTTCAAATGCTGTTGGTACGACGCAAAGGTTTGTTTTGTCCTAGATTCTCAATGTCTCACAATGACCATTTCTAAACGGGCTTGCGAGAAAAAGGAGAAACGTGATAGCTGGATCAATGTCTGGATGACTGGACGAAAAGCCGCTTTTTGTCTGGTTTTGCATCTTTTTTTCTGTTCACGGTGAAACACAACTCTCTCAAGCACAGTCAGCATCTGTTCTGTTCAGCATTCCCTCACAGGGTCTCACCTTGTCGCGTTCATCCAAATCATACAGCAAAAGACACTGAGAaacagagggaaaagagagagagaaagatggaaaaATATCAACAACGGAACGGACCAAAACTGCAAAAGCAGAGATGTGCCACTCTAACTCAGACTTGCTGCCTGTTTCCAAAGACCGTCGAAAAAAGAGAAGTAACACTTGACTGTGTTCTGATAAGCAATTCATTGTAGCGCCACCTAGACTCAACGAGGCAGCATTCTCAGGACATTAAGGCACTTAAGCTTCCAAGCTTGATTTTTATTGTTATTCATTTTTGTTTTTACacataaaatgttgttttttttaaatcgttTTAAGTTCAAACCTGCACTCCATAAGTATACTGAGCAATACTGTTGGGAGGTTGCTCTTTTCATAAAACAAACGCTTCACCTGTACAAAGGTCTGCCTATTTATTTAGATATCTTGCTGGATGCTTCACCCATTGCACTCAGATGAAAGCTCTCCCTTCCCCTAACCACAAACCAGGTCCACCGCTGTCCTGGCTTTAAGTGcaatatgtttttgtttattttcctttttttccATTTTTATCCGAAAGACAATGTCTTGAGCTCTGTATTATACACTTTATTTGTAAGAGTTGTGCTGCAAAATTCTGCTATAAAGTTGATTTACAGTTTAAGTAATTAATCAAGAATAGATACATGAATTAAGTAAGTCATTCTAACTGTGTACCCTGGCAGCAGGCAGCTAGGGGTTAAGGATGTACATATAATTCTTTaagaaaataaagtaaaaaacagaaaaaaacaagAGGTTTCACTTGTGTTGAGCTGGAACCTGGCTGTATCTATGTAAATATGAGAGACTCAAAGCTATAAGATGACATGTATTGTTATAGAAATGAGGACGGGTGGCTACAGTCTGCCCTTTCCTGGTCATACACTGCTTGTCAGGAGTTTTCTGAAATGTATTTGATCATTTTCATTGTTTACAATTCAAACGCATCTCCCAAGATAGCAAGCGAAAAAGACAATAGAAATACATTTGGTGTTGttgctgaaaataaataaaataaccaaCTGGTGAAATGATAATGTCTCTGAATTTTAATTCGCTGTGAATTGTATGTCATATCAGTATGTCCACTTTGTTACATGTTGTTAATCCAAGAAATTAGCTGGAGAAGAAATACATATGCACATCCAACATCTATTACAGTATGAGCGCCAATGTAttcattcttattttacaatgacggcctcccctaacccgaacaatgctgggccaattgtgtgccgcgcTATGGAACCCCCGATCACGGCCCccatctctagcactgagatgcaggttTTAGGCCAGGATTTAATCCAATCAGCAATAGATAATACCAGGCTTGACTTTTAATTTCTGATTGagctgatatacagtaccagtcaaaagtttggacacacctactcattcaagggtttttatttattttctacattttagaataaaagtgaagacaacaaaactatgaaataacacatatggaatcatgtagtaaccaaaaaagtgttaaaatacatttgtttatgtttgagattcttcatagtagccaccctttgccttgatgacagttttgcacactcttggcattctctcgaccagcttcacctggattgcttttccaacagtcttgaaggagttcccacacatgctgagtacttgtctgcttttccttcactctgcggtctaactcatcccaaaccatatcaattgggttgagttcaggtcattgtggaggccaggacatctgatgcagcactccatcactctccttcttagtcaaatagcccttacacagcctggaggtgtgttgggtcattgtcctgttgaaaaacaaatgatagtcccactaagtgtcaccagcaaagcacccctacagcatcacacctcctcctccatgtttgacATTGGGAACCACACgtgagatcatccattcacttactctgcgtctcacaaagacacagaggttgaaaccaaaaatctcaaatgtggactcatcagaccaatgtccagatttccactggtctaatgtccattgctcttgtatcttggcccaagcaagtctcttcttattattggtgcaccttagtagtggtttctttgcaggagCTATCGACCATGAAGGcgtgattcacgcagtctcctctgagcagttgatgttgagatgtgtctgttacatgacctctgtgaagcatttattttggctgcaatttctaaggATGGTAACTCTAACGAACCTATctgctgcagcagaggtaactatgtggtgagagccagtttcatcattgcgcttgatgtttgttttgactgcacttgaagaaacttgcaaagttcttgaaattttccgcattgacttaccttcatgtcttaaagtaatgatggcttgtcatttgtctttgattatttgagctgttcttgccataataaggacttggtcttttaccaaatagggctatcttctgtataccacccctaacttgtcacaacacaactgattggctcacacGCATTaaggaaatcaattccacaaattatcttttaacaaggcacacctgttaattgaaatgcattccaagtgaccacctcatgaagctggttgagagaatgccaacatctgtgcaaagctgtaatcaaggcaaagcgtggctattttgaagaatctaaaatctaaaatatatttgtttaacactttttggttactacatggttccacattgtaacggttttcttcctgggaaggagaggaggaccaaaatgcagcgtggttatttataaacattttTAAAGAAAGATGAAAatgtgaacactatacaaaataagaaaacgtggaaaaaccgaaacagtcctaactggtgcaaaacacagagacaggaacaatcacccaacaAGATActtaaagaatatggctgcctaaatatggttcccaatcagagacaacgataaacacctgcctctgattgagaaccactccaggcaaccatagacttacctagaacactcaactgaacacaacTCCATAGACTACAAAAACCCTAgataagacaaaacacataaatcacccatgtcacaccctggcctaaccaaaataataaagaaaacacagaatactaaggccagggcgtgacacacgtGTTATTTAAtcgttttcatgtcttcacttttattctaaaATCGTACAATAAAGAAGAAccctggaattagtaggtgtgtcgaAAGTTTTTACTGGTTCTGTATGTAGCTTGAATGCAGTCTCTGCGAACAAGGGAATGTTGCCTTTAAAAGGTGCCTAGTCGACAAAGTGCAATTGGATTGAATCCCGGCCTGTATCTCTGATCTGCAAAGAAAATGTACAATAAAGTATATTAACTAAggtctctattcaatctgtatccctgaagcgttacagattgcaCAATATAAATGTagaggtaatttccgattgaacAAACATATGCAGGTTTTACCGTGGATGCAATCTTCACTaatgcgggaacattgcctttaaatttctgTAACTCTGTGATGCTGAATTTCCGCGACCCGGATTGAATAAAGCCTTTATTAGTGCagagaaaaacaacaaacaacactGACTTAATGACCGTACACTATGAGGAAAATTAAGAATAAGGGTTATATTCAATCTCTAttgctgaagcgttacagatagCTTGCTAGAGATTTGCATTGTTAACAGTAAATGAAGTCTCCGATAATGCGGGAATATTGCCTTTATATTTCAATAACTCTGTAATGCTGAATTTCAGCGATACGTATTGAATAAAGCTACATTCTGCTTCTGTAGTCTCTTTCTGTCCACCCAGTGGAAAAAAGATCTCGTGCCCACTTTCCAAATGGACCTCTGTTGTCAGCTCACAGacggaaggagagggggaagacagaggaACGGTCGGTGGTCTATGATGAGTTTTAGGGTGGGGGTTGGGTGGGGGTAAGTAGGGGTGGCATAGGACTTGTGGAAGGAAGGGGGATGAGGAGGGTGTTTTTAGCATCTGAGCAGTTGGGGGTTTGAAGAGGCAGTTACAGTAGAGATAGAAACTTTAATCTCCTTCACCAGCTGCCGTCTGTTTTTCACACAGACAAGCACTTGAacatgtgctcacacacacacacacacactcgtgcagatacgcacacacacgcacggaaacatgcatgcacacacacaccactcaccctCGACTTCTCTATCGCTCTTGTTTCCTCCCCTTGTCTTTATTCTACTCCTCTTTATCTCCAGTCTTTTTTCCCTCCCACCATGGAGGCCCTAGTCACGGGCCAGCCTCTTATCCTAAATCCTCTTCCTTCCTCCCAGATATCTGTTTCTGCCATATCCCCacgtcagttagtcagtcagttacaGCAGAGCACTTCACATTTCCTGTCTATTGCCTCCTTTGTCCCAATTCAACCATGTCTACCACCGTCCCCTGGTAAATTGACTTTACATGACATTTTCATATGCTTGAAAAATGAAAATATCCTACCCAGTGAAGAAGAAGTCGTTTCGTTGGCCATCTGGAACAACAGACTTGGACAAATGTGAAATGTGTTTCATATCTTGAGTGTTTATTGTCATGGTATCCATGTTACATCCCTACTTTACAAACTAACACTGACAAATCCTCTCAGAACATAGAAGCTGAACCTCAACTAAGTTTCTTAGGTCGGGATTCAATCAAAGACGCATTGTAGACAAATGCACTGTACTTGACTTTTTAAGCTGATGAACTCTTGAGCAGATATTTGCAGCATGCTCCACAATGCTCTTGACCGCTTGTCTGAAACACGCCTTTTGAATCCCGGCCAAAGTGCTGTGTGTCTCACATGCATAACCCCCTAGGATCATTTCAAATGGAATGCTCTGCTTGATGCAGTCACTCTGTTACCATATGACCGGTCATCTATGGTTCTGATCATGGTGACATGATCTGTTCCTAAACATCTTGTTTCAGATAAAtgttccatctacagtataattcCCTAATGTAAGAATTTACAGTCTTCTATCTGATTCCTCATCACcataaggtacagtgccttgcgaaagtattcggcccccttgaactttgcgaccttttgccacatttcaggcttcaaacataaagatataaaactgtatttttttgtgaagaatcaacaacaagtgggacacaatcatgaagtggaacgacatttattggatatttcaaacttttttaacaaatcaaaaactgaaaaattgggcgtgcaaaattattcagcccctttactttcagtgcagcaaactccctccagaagttcagtgaggatctctgaatgatccaatgttgacctaaatgactaatgatgataaatacaatccacctgtgtgtaatcaagtctccgtataaatgcaccagcactgtgatagtctcagaggtccgttaaaagcgcagagagcatcatgaagaacaaggaacacaccaggcaggtccgagatactgttgtgaagaagtttaaagccggatttggatacaaaaagatttcccaagctttaaacatcccaaggagcactgtgcaagcgataatattgaaatggaaggagtatcagaccactgcaaatctaccaagacctggccgtccctctaaactttcagctcatacaaggagaagactgatcagagatgcagccaagaggcccatgatcactctggatgaactgcagagatttacagctgaggtgggagactctgtccataggacaacaatcagtcgtatattgcacaaatctggactttatggaagagtggcaagaagaaagccatttcttaaagatatccataaaaagtgttggttaaagtttgccacaagccacctgggagacacaccaaacatgtggaagaaggtgctctggtcagatgaaaccaaaatgtaactttttggcaacaatgcaaaacgttatgtttggcgtaaaagcaacacaccatccccactgtcaaacatggtgatggcagcatcatggtttgggcctgcttttcttcagcagggacagggaagatggttaaaattgatgggaagatggatggagccaaatacaggaccattctggaagaaaatctgatggagtctgcaaaagacctgagactgggacggagatttgtcttccaacaagacaatgatccaaaacataaagcaaaatctacaatggaatggttcaaaaataaacatatccaggtgttagaatggccaagtcaaagtccagacctgaatccaatcgagaatctgtggaaagaactgaaaactgctgttcacaaatgctctccatccaacctcactgagctcgagctgttttgcaaggaggaatgggaaaaatttcagtctctcgatgtgcaaaactgatagagacataccccaagcgacttacagctgtaatcgcagcaaaaggtggcgctacaaagtattacttaagggggctgaataattttgcacgcccaatttttcagtttttgatttgttaaaaaagtttgaaatattcaataaatgtcgttccacttcatgattgtgtcccacttgttgttgattcttcacaaaaaaatacagttttatatctttatgtttgaagcctgaaatgtggcaaaaggtcgcaaagttcaagggggccgaatactttcgcaaggcactgtaattgtatCATGTTCTATAAATCATGGCATTGACACACTGTAATACAGCAATTATCGTTCTGAGTGCATGCAGTGGAATGTTTATTGTTCATGTGCTCCTATAGTCAATAATTAAACCTCACAGAGCCTTTGACAAGCTCTGCTTTGACATTAAGAAGGAGTCAGACTAGATGCATTTTGGTCCACAACTCAACAGAGTGCTTGTTGACTGCTCTCAAAATCTTCTCTCCCACACAGTGTGAATGCATATACTGTGTGTGTCATCAATAGGGGGCTTTAGACTTGATTCATCCGTAATACTCAAACCGGCAATCCCACTGGCTCTTGGTGAGTTGCTTAGGAACTGCC harbors:
- the rgs3a gene encoding regulator of G-protein signaling 3 isoform X14 encodes the protein MKNRLAFLRRRNESPGSNPAGKFDKSLKSVKPTPEEALKWGESLDKLLAHKYGLAAFRAFLRTEFSEENLEFWLACEDYKKIKSQSKMASKAKKVFAEYIAIQSCKEVNLDSYTREHTKDNLQNVTRSCFDLAQRRIYGLMEKDSYPRFLRSELYMDLVNQKKASTTSTSSSS
- the rgs3a gene encoding regulator of G-protein signaling 3 isoform X9, with the protein product MFPAMVDFSEKYLERAKDMKNRLAFLRRRNESPGSNPAGKFDKSLKSVKPTPEEALKWGESLDKLLAHKYGLAAFRAFLRTEFSEENLEFWLACEDYKKIKSQSKMASKAKKVFAEYIAIQSCKEVNLDSYTREHTKDNLQNVTRSCFDLAQRRIYGLMEKDSYPRFLRSELYMDLVNQKKASTTSTSSSS
- the rgs3a gene encoding regulator of G-protein signaling 3 isoform X10; translation: MFPAMVDFSEKYLERAKDMKNRLAFLRRRNESPGSNPAGKFDKSLKPTPEEALKWGESLDKLLAHKYGLAAFRAFLRTEFSEENLEFWLACEDYKKIKSQSKMASKAKKVFAEYIAIQSCKEVNLDSYTREHTKDNLQNVTRSCFDLAQRRIYGLMEKDSYPRFLRSELYMDLVNQKKASTTSTSSSS
- the rgs3a gene encoding regulator of G-protein signaling 3 isoform X7 — its product is MPSEPLPEASPRGDNNTLTSLSLRTCFFNLFYFLWLENPHDQVHGEGLWILAERGAKDMKNRLAFLRRRNESPGSNPAGKFDKSLKPTPEEALKWGESLDKLLAHKYGLAAFRAFLRTEFSEENLEFWLACEDYKKIKSQSKMASKAKKVFAEYIAIQSCKEVNLDSYTREHTKDNLQNVTRSCFDLAQRRIYGLMEKDSYPRFLRSELYMDLVNQKKASTTSTSSSS
- the rgs3a gene encoding regulator of G-protein signaling 3 isoform X11; its protein translation is MGTVCRAKDMKNRLAFLRRRNESPGSNPAGKFDKSLKSVKPTPEEALKWGESLDKLLAHKYGLAAFRAFLRTEFSEENLEFWLACEDYKKIKSQSKMASKAKKVFAEYIAIQSCKEVNLDSYTREHTKDNLQNVTRSCFDLAQRRIYGLMEKDSYPRFLRSELYMDLVNQKKASTTSTSSSS
- the rgs3a gene encoding regulator of G-protein signaling 3 isoform X13; protein product: MAKDMKNRLAFLRRRNESPGSNPAGKFDKSLKPTPEEALKWGESLDKLLAHKYGLAAFRAFLRTEFSEENLEFWLACEDYKKIKSQSKMASKAKKVFAEYIAIQSCKEVNLDSYTREHTKDNLQNVTRSCFDLAQRRIYGLMEKDSYPRFLRSELYMDLVNQKKASTTSTSSSS
- the rgs3a gene encoding regulator of G-protein signaling 3 isoform X12; amino-acid sequence: MAKDMKNRLAFLRRRNESPGSNPAGKFDKSLKSVKPTPEEALKWGESLDKLLAHKYGLAAFRAFLRTEFSEENLEFWLACEDYKKIKSQSKMASKAKKVFAEYIAIQSCKEVNLDSYTREHTKDNLQNVTRSCFDLAQRRIYGLMEKDSYPRFLRSELYMDLVNQKKASTTSTSSSS
- the rgs3a gene encoding regulator of G-protein signaling 3 isoform X8, translated to MESKLSAGSPCSCDVGPEGSKKSKKSKNLAKDMKNRLAFLRRRNESPGSNPAGKFDKSLKSVKPTPEEALKWGESLDKLLAHKYGLAAFRAFLRTEFSEENLEFWLACEDYKKIKSQSKMASKAKKVFAEYIAIQSCKEVNLDSYTREHTKDNLQNVTRSCFDLAQRRIYGLMEKDSYPRFLRSELYMDLVNQKKASTTSTSSSS
- the rgs3a gene encoding regulator of G-protein signaling 3 isoform X6, whose amino-acid sequence is MPSEPLPEASPRGDNNTLTSLSLRTCFFNLFYFLWLENPHDQVHGEGLWILAERGAKDMKNRLAFLRRRNESPGSNPAGKFDKSLKSVKPTPEEALKWGESLDKLLAHKYGLAAFRAFLRTEFSEENLEFWLACEDYKKIKSQSKMASKAKKVFAEYIAIQSCKEVNLDSYTREHTKDNLQNVTRSCFDLAQRRIYGLMEKDSYPRFLRSELYMDLVNQKKASTTSTSSSS